The Panthera tigris isolate Pti1 chromosome A1, P.tigris_Pti1_mat1.1, whole genome shotgun sequence region CTTGGAGTCTTcaagacaggaaagaaggaaaaagaagacattcCAAAGAGGATGGGCAGAGGAAGATCCCCAGAAATCTGCATGGTGCGTGGGGGGCCAGAGACCCGTGGAGTCTGTAGGTCTGGACCAGTATACATGCACATTAGAGTCGATGTTCTCTGTTCATTTATTGCAGCCCCCAACACCTTCCAGGATGCGCACCGCTGTCATATTCCAAAAGCTTCTCAGGATTTTCCCCCCCAAACACGCACAGGCACCCACACACTTGATGAGGAGCCAGTTACAGAAATCCGAGTGACTTACGCCACCCTGGAACTGACTTCCTTCCCAGGCATGAAGTCCTGTGCTAGGTAGGGACCCCCAGTCCCTGCTGGGTCACCTTGGtgccttttcttctgctttgctGTCACTTCCTTTATCTTCATTGCCCTCCCCAAAGGCACCTACTCAGACAGGTACCATTCACCAGTTTTTGGAGTGTCCTGCAACCTTGAATTGTTCGGCGTGCACACATTTTAAGTTTCAGTAAAAAGTTCGTcctgttgttttgtgtttttttttttagtttaatttttttaatatcttatatttgagagactgagtgcaagcaggggaagggcagagagacagaggcagaatctgaagtaggttccaggctccaagctgtcagcacagagcccaatgctgtgCTCGAACTCCTgagcagtgagaccatgacctgagccattgttggaatggactgagccacccaagtgccccaaatagTGCCATcttatacttctttatttttgtgactcAGCATGGTGCCCTTAGACAGTCCAAGTTCCCCTGTGTCTAGTTCCTGTGTCCCCAGGGCTGCGGCCTACTCCGTGGCCTCCATCCCCCATTTGACTTCCCACCTCCCCCTTGTGGGGCACTGGagtctgccctgcccaccccctcccccatgacAACAGAGACTTGAATGCTGGCATGTGCATCACCCTGTGGGCCTGGGGAGGACATCTTTGCAATAGGACATTTGTAAGCAGGGTTGCTGGGTCCAGGGTCACTACACCCTAAATGCCAGGACATCTGGCAGCTTGAACTCCAGAACGCAGCAGGAGAGCAGGGGCTTGGGGTAAGGGTGCGGGGGAAGGGGGGTTGCTGTCCACTGCCCCATCTCCATCCGGACATTGTTGACTTCCAGGCACTACTAACTTTGAGCATTTCTCCCTGGGCTTCTGAGCCTTCTGGCTCCTCTTCTGCACCAGCCTGGGCTGTGGGTCTTGAACCCCATTACTCTGGGCTCTTCCTGATCTGCAGGAGTTTCCTGCATGGTCTTAGTATGACCCACATCAGTTGTGACACGCCAGCCTGTGTTAACTCTGGCCGCGGGCCGCCTGGCTGAGCAGAACAGGCATTTTGTACAAGCCTTTGTATCTTACCTGAGGGGAGAGTTCCAAGCACTGGGTGGCCCCACTGACAGGCAAGGATTGACAGTATTCTCTTGCTGTGACCCCACCCCACCGCAGGACCCCCACCGCCCACGGTGAGAGGGTGGGTGTCAGTGCCCAGGTCTACAGAGCTCTGCCCCTTGGGAGGAGCTGCACCTGCATCCAGGACACCATCGGCAGACCAGCCTCTCCCCGGACATCTCTGCTGGTCTTAGGCAAGCACATCCAGTCGGGGCACCCTGTGTGCACATCTCTGCAGGACCAGCTCCACCACACAACCCCCACACTGTAACGGGGACCCAGGTCATGCCCAACCTCTCAACACTACAAACAAGGTTCCGTGACTGTCCGAGGTGCACCAGGGCCAGAAGATGCTGTCATCCAAGGCACGCTGGAGTGCGGTGACACAGGGTACAGGGTAGCACCCGGCCCGGGGTGTAGTTGGCTGGGAGGCAATCTCTGAACCTAACCCCCAGGGCACCCTGCTAGGAATGTCTGTGTGCCCAGGGGCCCTGGGCCACTCCAGGTGGCCTGACCACGTGACACAGGGCAGGGTCTCTGGTCTGCGGCTGGACTTCATGGCACCTGTGTTGGGCACTTTTACTGGACTCTGCTGCTCCCCACTTCTCCCTTCAGCTGACCTTTACCTGTCTCCTCACCCTGTGATAAACGGTCACTGTGAGCACCACAGCCTTCAATGAGCTCTGGGAGCTTTTCTGGCAAATCGCCAAgtctggggggctgggggcgggtcCCAGGcatgggcccccccccccccactgacctCCCAGCCAGCCTGCCTCTCCTGTTTATGGAGCTTACTCTCTCAGGCGGCTGTTCAAAGCAGCGGTGCTGGCTCACACCCCCTCAGGGTGTCCTGACCCACATCATCCGGGTTCCTTGTTTCCAGCCCTAACAGAGAACTGGGGCGCCACCTCCCCGGCCCTTCCCAGAGCCTGTCTGACCAATGGTGTGGGCACCTCCTGCCATGCTGCTGTCCTGCACCTGGTCAATCAGCCCCTCCGCTGGTCAATCCAGCACTCCACAGAGTGCAAAGGACCCCCCAgtgtgtctctctgcctgccAGACTCAACATCCCTGAAACTGGAAACAAGCAGGTCCGCCTGGGATAGATAAGGCGGATCGGAGGGAAAGGCATTTGGGCCCTGTACAAAGGAACCAGTTTCCTCAAAGTGCCCCGGTCTTCTAGCAGACAAACCTCCACTTCGGGGCCTCCGTGTAGAGCGCTGCCTGCTCTCCTCGGGCTCCTGCCTCTGCACGGACCTGGATCACACGGAGGGGCACACACGAGGACCGCTGAGAGCCCACACGAGACCTTGCTTTGCTTGTCCTCACACGTAGGAGCTTGTGAAGATATTGTACAGTTTCTGTAAGATGTCATTTGAGCACAGACTCGAAGGCAGGGGACTGGCCGGCCGCACAAATCTGGAGGAGCAACACTATTCCACAGGGGAATAGGGGCGCAAGAGTGGGGGGTGCCAGCAGGGAGCAGGCAGTTGGGGTGAGTCACGAGGCCCTGGAGGCCAGCGGGGCACTTCGAGAAACTACCAAGTGGGCAGTGGGCCTGGCTGCAACTGCAGGCCATCCACACTAGAATGTTCCTGGCTTGCTGGACACAGGCTCCCTACAGTGCCCTCCCTATGTCCACACCACATCTAGAGCGGGACACTTCTAGCACCGTCCCTGGGTCTGAGGAGTCAGGATTATTGTTACTTggccatggtctcacggtttgtccAGCACATCTCCacagagaaggaaggcaggcagctggCCTGGGTCACTCAGCGGAGGCAGAGAGCCCATCAGAGAGAAGTCCCATCTGCGGGAGCCCTCTTCCTGCAGCAGTGTGGATACAGCACGTCCCTGGAGACCCTCTgggcgggggaggaggcagaTGGGAGGAGGGATGCCAGGCAAACCGGCTGGAGCAAGCCCTCTCTACTGGGCTCCATGAACACCAGCCACAACCAAACTCTCAGAAACAGAGGGGCAATAGTGCTGAGGCCTCATCTGGGAATGTGTGACTGCACCTACAGGCCTTAAGTCTGCACCATCTGGgaagactcccagcctcagccatCCTTAATGGCCCCGTGTCAACATTCTAGGACCCCACATCCCCATCTCTGTGCTGCGTCACTACTGCCTGCCCTAATGTACATGATGATGCTACCACTAAGTCACAACTCTGCCACATTCGTCTGTTGGAGAAAACCTGAAGCAAAGGGAGCcagaggcagagcgagagggaacATGGCATCCACGTGCAGGCCTGGGGGTGACCTGCACCCGCACTGGTCCTCTGCCCCAGGACACATGCTGTAGGGAGCTCTAGCCACAAACAGTtgacctgcctgcctgccctcccctccaGGTGCCGTGAGCCTTCTCTTCCCTGCACCCTAACTGGATGCCCCACACATGTGCAGGGGTCTGGTCTGCATGTCCAACAGAGCGGCCCCATCGTGGGTGGAATTTAAATGGGGTGAGTGCCAGGCCTGCACAATCTGGGCTGCCTGGCAACCGCTGTGGGCCACGGAGACCCCAGGCAAATGAGACTCAGTGACAGCGACAAGAACTTTATGAAGAGTCGTGATACATTGGGGTCAACAGTACCCACCAGTAGCTACAGGTCTCTACGGTAAAACGGTTACAGCCTGGGGACCACGAATACCCACAGGGAAAGGGAACAGGGACACTGTTAGGGGCAGTCTTGGCCCACCCAAGGTGGCCACCCGTGGTATGCATCCTGTGTGTGCACCTCGGTGCAGACCCTCATGGGTGAAGGTCATTGCGGGTCCAGGAGGAGGTGATGGAGGAGCTGCTGGGCGACAGGCCAGGGTGGATGGAGCTGTTACCGTCTGGAGCCAGCAGAGGGCAGGACATCACTGCAGGAGggtgtggagggagaggaagctgCTGTGAAAACACCCAGGCCAGAGGCGCCCCAGCCACCTGCTGATGcctgcccccaaccccacagGGCCTTGGCACCCTCCTCTGGGGCCCGGACACAATGGGGGGCCCACCTGAAGCAGCATGCTGAGCCCCAGGTTGCGGTGCCTCCTCTCCAGCTCCGAGACAGCCTGCAGCAGTGACCCAAAGCGCTCGGCCGGGTCTGTGTCCTCGTCCTCTGTGGACCCCTCCTCTTTATCCGCCTCCTGCAGGAAACGCTCCTCCTCCTCGGCAAAGAAGGCCCGAAGCTTCTTGTAGTCGGTCAGGGCCTTCTTCCTGCGGTCCATCACGTGTCCCTGCAGGGCAGGCAGGTGGACGGCAGGGAGGGACACCTGTGTCCCAGGGCTAACCCTGGGGCCTCCCGCCTCACCTCTGCCCACCTGGGGAGAAGGGCTGGCTGCACAGCCAGCATCACTCCGCTGCATCCCTGCCAAATAGGGtcagggctcacacccacacCCTCTCCCTGGGTAGACCCCAGGCTGGAGGACACTTGCCTTCCAAACGGCAGCAGCAGACTCAGCCTGACCATGCAGGTCCCGGGCGTCATTCAGGTCTTTCCGCATGATCTCCACAGAACCCTTGTTCTCCTGGAAAGACACATGGTTACTGATGGGTGCAGTCAGAGGTCCAGGGTCCCCCTCACCTGGTCCGGGGGCAGACTCAGCAAAAACGGACTGCAGGGACCAGAGGGGGTCTCAACAACCTCTCTAAGCTCTCCCCAGAAAGAACTCCAATAGGAAAGGGTCTGCCAAGAATATAACCAGGTAACCAGACATAAGGCCACCCCTTGGGGGGTGCAGGGGGCCCAGTGTTACCGTCACCGATGGGAGGGATGGAGCACGGCTTTTCAAGAGTGCGCTGACCTAGACCTAGGGTTCCCCAGCAGAAGCAGAGCCCAGCTCCTGTCCACCTGCTAGCGGCAGTGCAGCCCCTAGCCACCACCCACCAGTGCCACCGCCCGGGGCTCACACGAACCCCAGGACCCACCCCTGATAATTTGCTGCcatgctctctcctccctcctctcaggTGGGCACGGACCACCCTGTCTCAGCACCAAGAAAGGATCCATCTTTACTCTCGGAAATAGCACTGCCCCCAGCTCttcagggggaggggaggtggtccCCTGGGCCCACCTGCACCCAGACTCTCCAATGGCAGGTTTCTCTCCAGGGTCGGGTGCCCCACGCAATGGTCCACGGCACAGCCAAGGTTTCAGAACCAAGTGGGTGGGGGTCATGGAGCGCCAGTATGAAAATGGTCCAGGTAAAGGCGGGGGGCGGGCCGCACTGGACCACAGCAGGTGACAGCCCAGGCCGACTGCCTGGTCCACTAGACAGAACCtgggggggagcaggggacaCTGCCACAGGGTGACGTCACGCCTGGAGGAGGGGAATGAGGTGCGGTAGGTGAAATACGGGGGTGGGGTCAGCAGATGGACACTGTCTTCAGTACGGTGCAGGGAGGGGCGGAACTGTCTGAATCCTAGCTCGGAGAGGAGTGTCggaggtggggaaaaaagaatacgGTCCAGGGGTGGGGCGGGCACAGCCGCCTTACAGGGCTGGGGGATAAGGGGAGAAGGCACCGtccaggagagaaagaagggggaaagggcACCGTCCGGCAAATGAGGGGTAACCGAGCACACTTCAGAATAAGGAATCCGGATTGGAAACAGGACAGGGTATCGTCAGAGGGTTGGGGACCGGGGATGACTGGAGGACTGGGCCCCGCTCGGAGGATGGAGACTGCACTGTCCAAGGCCAGAAAGCACGGATGGGGAACAGGACACCAAGcaaggggccggggggggggggggggggggggggggggggggaggggatccGACACCGGccgaggtgtgggggcggggagccgggGTTCAGGCTGGGAAACAGAACACCTGCTGAGGGTGTAGGACAGACGGCTGGGGAGGGGAAGTCAGAgcagcccggggagggggggtgggggacgcagGCCGGGGACAGGACGCGCACAGGTCGCCGCCCGCGCGCACCTTGCCGCGCAGCGCCTTCCTCCAGCGCGGCTCCCACTCTGGCGGCTCGGGCCCCGCGGCCATGCGGCAGGCGGCGCACAGCGGGCCCCCGTCGGCGCGGCACAGCAGCTGCAGCGCCGCTTCGGAGGCCGGGCCGTCTCGCGCGGGCGCAGCGGCCGCCTCCTCGAGCGCCAGCAGCCGGCGGCTGAGCGGCGGGCGGCCGGGCTCCACGGCGCGCTGCCAGCAGTCGTCGGCGCACTCGGGGCACGGGAAGGGCCCGTCCTCCTCGGCCCAGAAGCGCACCACGCACGCCCGGCAGAAGCGGTGGCCGCAGTCGGCGCGCACCGGCTCTCGCGGCGCGCGCTGGCACAGGGCGCAGGCGGCCTCGGCGGGCAGCGccagggcggcggcggcggaggcccTCGGGAAGGGCGCGGGCGGAGGGACGGTGACCAGGAAGTGCGGGCGAGGCCGGCCCGAGACGCGGCGGAGACCGGGGACGGGGATGGAGAACACGGCCGGAGAGCCTAGGACGTGGACCAGGATGGCGACTGGGACGCGCGGGGCGGGGACAGCGGGGCGCCCCACGCAGGGTCCTGGCAGCGGTGCCCTCCACGCAGGGTCCTGGCAGAGGTGTGCTTCACTCCTTGGGATCCTGGCAGCCGTGCTCCCGTTACAAAGTCCTGGCAGGGGTGCGCGCTCCTCCTCCTTCGGAGTCCCGGCAGCAACACTCTCCCCGGGAAGGTCCAGGCAGCGGTGCGCGCGGCCCCTCCCGGGTCCTGGCAGCGATGTACTCCACCCCCTCTCAGGTCCTGGCAGCGGTGCGCCTCACTCTCCCGTCCGTCGGCCGGCCCACGTCCTCGCACCCTGAAGTCTTACAAGGATGGTCATTTCCCCTTAAATTACTCGTAAACAAGAGGGAGAGGTGTCATATTAGTATATGAAaactaatttctaaattttttttgtaagctGCCAGGACCTGGGCGGCGAGCACCCCGCCCCAGCGCTGTTGGGGCGGGGCTGGAAAACGGCCTCGGTGGGGCCCTCTCCTCCTGCAACTGCTGGGCACGCGCGGTCCTGCGTGGGCCTTTTCCTCGTGCAACTGCCACGCGCGGACCCTGCCGCATGCAACCGCCCTGCACGCGCCTTGTCGGGTGGGTCCTTTCCCTGTGCAGCCGCTGGGCATGCACCGTCCCGCTTGGGCCCTTTCCTCGTGCAACCGCCACGCGCTGACCTACCCCCAAGCAACCGCTCTACACGCATCGCCCCGCGTGTGCCCTTTCCTCGTGCAACCGCCACGCGCGGACCTACCGCCATGCAATCCCTCTGCACGCCCGGCCCCGCGTGGGCCCTTTCCCCGTGAAAGATCTGGGCACACGCCGCCCCGTGTGGGCCCTTTCCCTGTGCAGCCGTGCAGCCGCTGGGCATGCACCGCTCCATGTGAACCCTCCCGCAGAGCCTGTGGTCCATTCTGCTGGGCATCCCGTGGCCTGGAGGAATCCAGAGCCAGGAGTTTTCACAGATTCAGACCAAAGAGATCCCAGATGACCCAGAGCTACAGGCCCCAGGACATTTGTTAGAATTTCTTtaggactggggggggggggggggggggtcgggaaTTGAGAGGAGGAGCAATCTGTTTTGTTGTATTAAAAACAACCAAGcgtgcagtttaaaaaaaaaaaaaaagttactgtaaTTTACCACTacataatttttgttcttttaatttatctaaattttagttaatatacagtgcaattttggtttcaggagtagaatttagtgattcaccacttacatacaacatccctGCTTaccccaagtgccctccttaatacccatcatccatttaacccatctcccacccacctccctccaccaaccctcagtttgttctctgtatttaagaatctcttgtgggtTATTTTTCAACAAacccctttcccatatgttcatctgttgttttttttcttaaattccacatatgagtgaaataatgacatttgtttttctctgtcgtGTTCCATTCAGCATAATATATTCTacctccattcatgttgttgctaatggctaggtttcattcttttttgtggctgagtaatatcccattgtatgcataagtatgtatgtgtctgtttatgTATACAACATACCACACTTTCTTCAACCATTCATCTCTGGTTGGACACTTgagctatttccataattttactatTGCTGAcaatgctgctttaaacatggGGGAGCATGTACCCTCTGAATCTGtactttgtatcctttggataaattcctagtgtaattgctgggtagaagggtagttctatttttaaactctttgaggaacctccatactgttctccagagtggctgcaccagtttgcattcccaccaacaatgcaagagggttcccctttctccaaatcctcaccaacacctgttgtttcttgtattgttaattttaacattacttttaaatgttaaaaaattagtCTGTTATTCCATATGAGTGCAAAGTCTTCCGAATTACATTGGTTtccatttttgtatgtttgtaaAAACATGTCACAGACTTGAGAATACGGTAAATGGGCAGTGGGAAGTAAATGCCTGTTAGTTCTGTGGAGTAATCATCAAAAGAGGACTTCAAGCCTAGCATACCTGATTTGTTGGGTAAATTAAGAACTTaatgtagagaaaagagagagaaggaaggaaggaaggaaggaaggaaggaaggaaggaaggaaggaaggaaggaaggaaggaagagaaaaaagaacggAAGGAAGAGcgagacaaagaaagaaattcagcAAACTCCACGATGAAGTGGAACAATAATCAAGAACAATAAAGGTAAGTAGCCAAGccaggaagttttcagccacaAATAATACAGGGTTCATAAAATTTAGTACAGAAAAATACAGTGGAGAAATACTGCCCTACCCCCTGGGATTTGTCAGTTCACACAGTCAGCATTGCTGAGTagatgtggtgggggggggggggaatacacCACTCTGACCAGTTATTAAGAAATAGGAACAGGTACACCTGGAAGGCtaggtcggttaaacgtctgactcttgatttcaactcaggtcatgatctcacaggtcatgagttccagcccctgagtcaggctctgcactgacaacattgacctgcttgggattctctctctccttttctctctgctcaagctctctctcaaaattaaataaataaataaataaataaataaaattttttttaaaaaggaaatggaacaTAAGACTTTTTTCACTACTAAGTTAGCAGACCCCCCCAAAACCCTGATTTTGCAAATATTGCTTCTGTGAGACAGTGTAGTAATATGTAGTAAGCACcttcaaatttttcttaacattggaattccttttttaaaaaatacgttCTATTAAAATagcccaaaatggaaataaagccTTTCCTGATTTGGtttgctttggagaaatgtttgtccATCCCtacttgaggaaaaaaacaaaaacctccaagTTCCAATAACAGAATGAGCGAATTGTAGTAGCTATCCATTTGAAAATGTGTGCATGAGAGACTTGGGGTAATGAGAAATCACAAACATTGTTTCATAACCCCCTAGATCTGCTCCAAATTCCAATGCAGGCTTTTCCCCAACATCAAGTAATTCTCTGTGACATCAGCTGGGCGCTGTACAATTTTAACTCAGTTCTACCCACGGACAGGGGCAGGCcccacaggtgaagggctcagtcctacaagactgctccCAAATCCAGATGCCAGTTCCAAGTGCAGGTGTCACTGGTGCTTCCGAAGGAATGGCTATAGATCAGAGGTTCCAATCACACTGTCCCATCGTCCCTCTCCTGTAAGTGCTGTGCCCCATAGACattaataaactttttctttccttactctgtttttctcttgtcagTCTAATTCTGGGGGCCCCAGCCAATGAACCAAAGAAGGGTAAAGGAAAAAggtttttcctcccctacacttTTCATTACAGGAAATAGTTACTCCACGTCTGCCTTGTGTATTTGATCTGTTTTATAGCATTTGGGGTCACCCTATGTTAAGTTCTGTTCTCATAAACCAGGCTGTCCAGAGGGACGGTAACCATGTGGTCAGCTATACACCTGGGGAAATGATTGAAGACACCAGGTGTTTAAGAAGAGATGATTGGGGGGGAAGGAGTCCTGGGGGGCCTCAGGGGGTTGagcaccccactcttgatttccactcaggtcataatcccagagtcatgaaactaagccctgcatcaggcatagggtctgcttaggattctctctctctctctctctctctctctctctctctgcccctccccaccctctctgtctaaaagcaagtattttaaaaaatgttttaaaaataggggcatctgggtggctcagttaagggtccaacttcagctcaggtcatgatcttactgctcatgagttcgagccccatgtcaggctctgtgctgagagctcagagcctggagtctgcttcagagtctatgtctccctctctctctgcccctcccctgctcacactcttgtctctttctctcaaaaataaataaacattaaaattgaaaaaaaaaaaaagcagactccGGCCCgcgcctggctggatcagtcgttagagtgtgcaactcttgatctcagggtcgtgaattcaagaCACACGTTCACTAtagagtttgctttttttttttttaagtgacatgagtgttttgggttttttttttttatttttttatttattttttttaacgtttatttatttttgagacagagaaagacagagcatgaacgggggagggtcagagagagggagacacataatccgaaacaggctccaggctctgagctgtcagcacagagcccgatgcggggctcaaacccacagaccgcgagatcatgacctgagccgaagttggcgacctaaccgactgagccacccaggcgcccctagagtttgctttaaaagaaagtctggagcgcctgggtgactcagtcagttgaagatTGAACTTCTTTGGCTCAGATCACTTGGTcagtgggttcgagtcctgcgttgggctctgtgctgacagttaagagcctggagcctgctaaggattctgtgtctcactctctctctgctcctcccctgctcatgctctcgctccctttctctcaaaataaaataaggagcgcctgggtggctccatcggttgagcatctgacttcagctcaggtcatgatctcaaggttagtgagttcgagccccacgtggggctctgtgctgacagctcggagccggaatcctacttcggattctgtgtcttcctctctctgtccctccctcgctcgcactctgtctctctctctctctctcaaaaataaacattaaaaaaaatttaataagataaataaaatgaaaatttaaaaaatcctgactGTGCAAATGTCACATTTGGCAGGCGCAAAAGCAATAGGAGGTGGTTAACTGTCATTGCCCCTCATGCTACAGCTGGCGGGGTGGGCCTGGTGGGAGCAGGGAACAGTACCTCCCAGCTGTTAGGAAAAGGACGAAAACCACCAACTTCTCCCAGAAGCAGAGTAGAAGTTTCCAAATGCCCCCTGAGCCCCTCAGACCGCGCAGGCGCCCTCCCCGGAACTACTGCCCCAAAGTAACCCACGGCCTCATTAGACTATATTTGCATAGTGGTTTCCCGGTGTTGGCTGGGAAAGATCCAAAATGGCGCACCGGAAAGAGGCCCTGCGGGGACTGGGAGGACGGAGGCGGGACCAGAGGAGCCGGAGAATGTGGAAATACTAAGGCGAAGGCGGGACCTTTCGGGGCGCGCTCTTCCCTGAGTTCCCGCTCCACCCTTCTCTGCGTTCACTGCCAGGAAACGCGTGCGTCCATAAGAGTCTGGGTCTGAGCTCCGAGGGCGAGGACAGGGCGTCCAGCTGGCGTGTTATCGGGGCCGGGCGGATCCGCAAGGACGGCGTGAGGGAGGGGCCTCGCCGCCC contains the following coding sequences:
- the RNF187 gene encoding E3 ubiquitin-protein ligase RNF187, giving the protein MLQENQCCPCNQSAPGQRRYSQSLDNWATQTQGMDREDTPRVLTAEQHRPQREETGPEERKDKDSNDPLGLQVSPLNPKSHLDSLGPRDISLEAPATVPGSGEHPPSVDLLVWPRDAQQNGPQALREGSHGAVHAQRLHGCTGKGPTRGGVCPDLSRGKGPRGAGRAEGLHGGAPLPGPERGWSTSLPGPGRGRAHRCLDLPGESVAAGTPKEEERAPLPGLCNGSTAARIPRSEAHLCQDPAWRAPLPGPCVGRPAVPAPRVPVAILVHVLGSPAVFSIPVPGLRRVSGRPRPHFLVTVPPPAPFPRASAAAALALPAEAACALCQRAPREPVRADCGHRFCRACVVRFWAEEDGPFPCPECADDCWQRAVEPGRPPLSRRLLALEEAAAAPARDGPASEAALQLLCRADGGPLCAACRMAAGPEPPEWEPRWRKALRGKVLSSGPGSRPGLSPAVVQCGPPPAFTWTIFILALHDPHPLGSETLAVPWTIAWGTRPWRETCHWRVWVQENKGSVEIMRKDLNDARDLHGQAESAAAVWKGHVMDRRKKALTDYKKLRAFFAEEEERFLQEADKEEGSTEDEDTDPAERFGSLLQAVSELERRHRNLGLSMLLQ